The Huiozyma naganishii CBS 8797 chromosome 3, complete genome genome contains a region encoding:
- the MIC60 gene encoding Mic60p (similar to Saccharomyces cerevisiae YKR016W; ancestral locus Anc_1.288), protein MMKTSIPRNSIATVSKRVRYSTINTGVVTNESEKSHKFRNTCLLLGVSILSVYGGGVLLSERNGQFGNFFVNRVPYGESAIKLYENRGDLNLDPSRVWERLKDKYSSFITGRTVGIPVYRPESPEKTQRPVPEKPAKRSLDLSMFDGVENIDDPRLKEVAKNMNAVIAMLNVHDIPLKTKEKNELSQVIEGLFSHLTELDSELDKNIDSRVISGTEDRLKELDNKFAGEVEAKTSEIRAKYDEKFNQFKEALEERAAETLATGLKANEDKLKSKHANEIAFLSITQVEEFNKIITSKLERERNGKLENLLELDYRVNQFATILDSLNQRLMRDTAITELFSLVSKMKGKLASLDSYSIDIGSQAQHLDMIASILSSTSKKCKCCSSAGNSGDHKNCRCNSKKKSPQLLDVAISELLAITTDEKVLSNEQLYNRWSLLEKDFKTASLLPPNAGILGHLTAKVMSFLLFTKKGVSAEENDMDAVFSKIQSEIGMSDLKSAVEDVVQLQGWPRVLCDEWIKAARRKLEAESLLDVLEAELKTIA, encoded by the coding sequence ATGATGAAGACTTCAATTCCAAGAaactcaattgcaacagTTTCGAAAAGGGTTCGTTACTCCACTATTAACACTGGAGTAGTCACAAATGAGTCCGAGAAGAGCCATAAGTTTAGAAACACATGTTTGCTACTGGGTGTTTCTATACTCTCGGTTTATGGAGGTGGTGTTCTTTTGTCAGAACGGAATGGGCAGTTTGGCAATTTTTTCGTGAATAGAGTTCCCTATGGAGAATCTGCAATTAAGCTGTATGAGAACAGAGGTGATTTGAATCTGGATCCGAGCAGGGTCTGGGAGAGATTGAAGGATAAATATAGTAGCTTTATCACAGGACGCACGGTGGGGATCCCCGTATACCGGCCAGAGTCCCCGGAAAAAACGCAAAGGCCCGTTCCCGAGAAGCCCGCTAAAAGATCTTTGGATCTCTCTATGTTTGACGGCGTAGAAAATATTGATGATCCCAGATTGAAGGAGGTTGCGAAGAACATGAACGCTGTGATTGCTATGCTGAACGTTCATGATATCCCCTTGAAAACtaaggagaagaacgagcTATCTCAGGTTATTGAAGGGCTGTTCTCTCATTTGACCGAGTTAGACAGCGAGCTTGACAAAAATATTGACTCTCGCGTAATATCCGGGACAGAAGATCGTCTGAAAGAGCTGGACAACAAGTTTGCTGGAGAAGTCGAAGCGAAAACTTCAGAGATCAGAGCAAAATACGACGAAAAATTCAACCAATTTAAAGAGGCATTGGAAGAACGAGCTGCCGAAACACTAGCCACAGGATTGAAGGCCAACGAGGACAAGCTAAAGTCTAAACATGCAAATGAGATCGCATTTTTGTCCATCACTCAGGTAGAAGAATTCAATAAAATCATCACTTCCAAACtagaaagagagagaaacgGTAAGCTGGAAAACTTGCTGGAATTGGACTACAGGGTAAATCAGTTTGCTACCATCCTTGATTCTTTAAACCAAAGACTGATGAGAGATACCGCTATCACAGAACTGTTTTCTTTAGTGAGCAAGATGAAGGGGAAGCTGGCCTCATTGGACTCCTATAGCATCGACATCGGTAGTCAAGCTCAACATTTGGACATGATCGCTTCTATCCTTTCGTCGACCTCCAAAAAATGCAAATGCTGTAGTAGTGCTGGGAATAGTGGTGATCATAAGAACTGCCGTTGCAactcaaagaagaagagtcCCCAGTTGCTCGACGTCGCTATCTCTGAATTGCTTGCGATTACTACCGATGAGAAAGTCCTATCTAACGAGCAATTGTATAATAGGTGGAGCTTGCTAGAGAAAGACTTTAAAACAGCCTCATTGCTTCCACCAAATGCCGGTATTTTGGGTCACTTAACCGCTAAGGTTATGTCCTTCCTCTTATTTACGAAAAAGGGTGTTTCCGCTGAAGAAAACGATATGGACGCAGTATTCTCCAAGATTCAGAGCGAGATTGGGATGTCGGACCTAAAGAGTGCAGTCGAGGACGTAGTACAGTTACAAGGATGGCCGCGTGTGCTGTGTGACGAGTGGATAAAGGCGGCAAGAAGAAAGCTTGAGGCAGAGTCCCTGTTAGACGTTTTGGAGGCAGAATTGAAGACAATAGCATAA
- the KNAG0C01570 gene encoding uncharacterized protein (similar to Saccharomyces cerevisiae IML2 (YJL082W) and YKR018C; ancestral locus Anc_1.285) codes for MFKSFFGSKEPTLSREEMTKVVLKQAHDFEIALKAMDYVLDDRAEQGLYLLEQQRKQLTQDPNADETINILARGVIEFLEATLSFEIKEMKIASETLGKAEQLSLKSKARVEKEKIKSSSVYPPGTLYAVTYTESCLLHALLMLFSESMMEAAKAVLKLRKAYYTLQEIFETIKKAREQGKKTASTTNTTTTGNDSSQRSHSSSSASFISMDGKEFVSADIPYKLSQQEQKDKEILEYAELVHTMKTARLSGGHIDNSPAINRLRDELGLEALNNLPRESVTEHTYLSHDIDDSQATVDEFIDSGVSLCFGILQVVLSLLPPAIGAVLSVIGFKGSREEGLRLVWRSTKQRNVHGCIGLLALMFYYDGPFQFTDDDFDIPATTSPTQPSRPMSPSLSRKSTEETIGSRSAGTRSVTSQSDSKKMTKLSSAQSSAHQQQEGNSVDTMDEPTLLHPGKILEKALLQARALFPNSALWLLNEARMLSGKGRLREAVQLMDSIDVNHIHMRQVKVLMIFDRAITLVHLHEYDRAADDLLALIDISDWSHALYTYFAGCCYLENWRRCTMGLMDEKNSKGAEWYKTNATKLIFSASDHLGKKTFKAKNLPLDRFMLRKVEQFRSMQKSLKLDDPLDAIATSPVHELAYFYNGYNRMTQDGLQLTMKMLTEFTNPAIEAKNPDQELIKDILVSLTLRRLGKIQEGCDILDQKVLPQLFTMEYGKVKYVKKTEDPWAYPTAFYERALFCWKLNGMNDLPESREWLVRAQNYAADYELSTRVGMKIKAALDRVEHSMT; via the coding sequence ATGTTCAAAAGCTTCTTTGGGTCGAAGGAACCCACTCTCTCGAGGGAGGAAATGACAAAAGTCGTTTTGAAGCAGGCGCACGATTTCGAGATCGCGCTGAAGGCAATGGACTACGTCCTCGACGACAGGGCCGAGCAGGGGCTCTACCTCTTGGAACAACAGAGGAAGCAGCTCACACAGGACCCCAATGCCGACGAAACGATTAATATCCTCGCTAGAGGTGTCATCGAGTTCTTAGAGGCCACACTGTCATTCGAGATCAAAGAGATGAAAATCGCATCAGAGACACTAGGTAAAGCGGAACAGTTGTCCCTCAAGTCAAAGGCTCGCgtggagaaggagaagattAAGAGTAGCTCCGTATACCCGCCAGGTACTCTGTACGCAGTCACATACACGGAGTCCTGCCTGCTGCATGCGCTGCTGATGCTCTTCAGCGAAAGCATGATGGAGGCAGCAAAGGCCGTGTTGAAGCTCAGAAAGGCGTACTACACTCTACAGGAGATCTTTGAAACCATAAAGAAGGCTAGGGAACAGGGCAAAAAAACCGCCTCtaccaccaacaccacGACAACGGGGAACGATTCCTCACAAAGAAGTCACTCGTCCTCCTCAGCTTCGTTCATTTCAATGGACGGTAAAGAGTTTGTGTCCGCTGATATCCCGTACAAACTCTCTCAGCAGGAGCAAAAGGACAAAGAAATCCTGGAGTACGCGGAACTGGTCCACACTATGAAGACTGCAAGGCTTTCAGGGGGCCACATCGACAATTCCCCAGCGATCAACAGACTTAGAGACGAGCTTGGCCTCGAGGCGTTGAACAACCTCCCAAGGGAAAGTGTTACGGAACACACGTACTTGTCTCACGACATCGATGACAGTCAGGCAACGGTAGACGAGTTCATCGACTCCGGTGTCAGCCTGTGTTTTGGTATCTTGCAAGTAGTGCTCTCTTTGCTCCCACCGGCTATCGGCGCAGTGTTGTCCGTTATCGGGTTCAAGGGGTCACGCGAGGAGGGGCTCAGATTGGTCTGGAGATCCACTAAGCAGAGAAACGTCCACGGCTGTATTGGCCTTTTGGCACTGATGTTCTACTACGACGGACCGTTCCAATTCACGGACGATGATTTCGACATCCCTGCAACAACATCGCCAACCCAACCATCGAGGCCAATGTCTCCCTCGTTGTCCCGGAAAAGCACGGAGGAAACGATCGGGTCCCGCTCAGCGGGTACGCGCTCAGTAACGTCCCAGTCCGACAGTAAAAAAATGACCAAGCTCTCCTCCGCGCAATCCTCGGCACACCAGCAACAGGAGGGAAACAGTGTGGATACCATGGACGAACCAACACTGCTGCATCCAGGGAAGATCCTGGAAAAGGCTCTGCTCCAGGCGAGAGCTTTGTTTCCAAACAGCGCTCTATGGTTGCTGAATGAGGCTCGCATGCTGTCCGGTAAAGGTAGACTGCGGGAGGCAGTCCAATTGATGGACTCCATTGATGTGAACCACATCCACATGAGACAGGTCAAAGTGTTGATGATCTTCGACCGTGCTATTACGTTGGTCCACCTCCACGAGTACGATAGGGCAGCAGACGACTTGTTGGCATTGATAGACATCAGTGACTGGTCGCACGCTCTATACACGTATTTTGCAGGGTGTTGTTACCTGGAGAACTGGAGAAGGTGCACCATGGGACTGATGGACGAGAAGAATTCAAAGGGTGCAGAGTGGTACAAGACTAACGCGACCAAATTGATATTCAGTGCGTCAGATCATTTGGGGAAGAAGACCTTCAAAGCGAAGAACTTACCGCTCGACAGATTCATGTTGAGGAAAGTGGAGCAGTTCCGCAGCATGCAAAAGAGTTTGAAATTGGACGACCCATTGGACGCGATTGCAACATCCCCTGTTCACGAACTGGCATACTTCTACAACGGGTACAACAGAATGACTCAAGACGGCCTACAGctgacgatgaagatgttGACAGAATTCACCAACCCGGCTATCGAGGCGAAGAACCCGGACCAAGAGCTCATCAAGGACATCCTTGTCTCGTTGACTCTAAGAAGACTGGGCAAGATCCAGGAAGGCTGTGATATCCTTGACCAGAAGGTTCTTCCACAACTGTTCACCATGGAGTACGGGAAAGTGAAGTACGTCAAGAAGACGGAGGACCCATGGGCTTACCCAACTGCATTCTATGAGCGCGCTTTGTTCTGCTGGAAACTGAACGGAATGAACGATTTACCAGAGAGTAGAGAGTGGCTTGTGAGAGCACAGAACTATGCGGCCGATTACGAGTTAAGTACCCGTGTTGGGATGAAGATCAAAGCTGCCCTGGACAGAGTAGAACACTCTATGACTTAA
- the HEL1 gene encoding E3 ubiquitin-protein ligase HEL1 (similar to Saccharomyces cerevisiae YKR017C; ancestral locus Anc_1.286) yields MHTAAVDAEHEYVYEDDFDGNSFDDTSAEKYTDMAAGKKRNSIMSQESEFEIDDQLYSDDDGTDAYNDYTLVEPLSTVSARELNQGTVPNLKYECLTAQSIFEKMVERVNHLKLIFNICTEDLLSLMQHFDWNEERLLESWTDKMDDLLVEIGLKNASETVSGTQIDASNGTETARTLNFRNNFSCMICCEEKTTNTFSLECGHEYCIDCYRHYVNDKLNSGNIISCIGCSLALKNDDIDKITGSPSSKKLMMSSIKSFVQKHNKNYRWCPFTDCNYIIHLKDTSSLDEYARLHYSPFVKCSDSHRFCFSCAFEIHAPADCNVTALWVNKSRKESANLNWVLSNTKECPKCSVNIEKDGGCNHMVCSGCKYEFCWICERDWTPHGKSFYQCTLYKSDDDKKNAKTSLEVAAKTLKKYTFYYKMFNAQEESAKLDWTLGQAVGAKVRLLQEKMGVSWIEGQFLAESVRTLYEGRTALKWSFAVAYYSDASHNLTKIFVDNQSLLSAAVEDLSELLEIKEPAKIMDRKTDFYNKAGYVENRTSALIECGRDLLCKGICKPV; encoded by the coding sequence ATGCACACCGCCGCTGTAGATGCTGAACACGAATATGTGTATGAGGATGACTTTGATGGGAATAGTTTCGATGATACATCTGCTGAGAAATACACGGACATGGCAGCCGGGAAGAAACGCAACAGCATAATGAGTCAAGAGTCTGAGTTCGAGATCGATGACCAACTATACAGCGATGATGATGGTACTGACGCATATAATGACTATACCCTTGTAGAGCCTCTCAgtacagtttctgcaaGAGAGCTGAATCAAGGAACAGTCCCCAACCTAAAATATGAATGCCTTACCGCACAAAGCATCTTTGAGAAGATGGTTGAACGAGTGAACCACTTAAAGCTTATATTTAACATTTGCACAGAAGACCTGCTAAGTTTGATGCAACATTTCGATTGGAACGAGGAGCGGCTATTGGAAAGCTGGACTGATAAGATGGACGATCTGCTGGTAGAAATAGGGCTTAAAAATGCATCAGAAACAGTATCTGGGACACAAATAGACGCTTCAAACGGTACAGAAACTGCTCGAACTTTGAACTTTCGAAACAACTTCTCATGCATGATCTGCTGTGAGGagaaaacaacaaatacCTTTTCCCTTGAATGTGGACATGAATATTGTATCGATTGCTACAGACACTATGTTAACGATAAGCTGAACAGTGGGAACATTATATCATGTATAGGATGCTCGTTGGCACTGAAGAATGACGATATTGATAAAATAACGGGCTCTCCATCCTCCAAAAAACTAATGATGTCATCGATTAAGAGCTTTGTTCAGAAACACAATAAAAATTACAGATGGTGCCCGTTCACAGATTGCAACTATATTATACATCTAAAAGACACTTCCTCACTAGATGAATATGCAAGATTGCATTATTCGCCGTTTGTAAAATGCAGCGACTCCCACAGATTTTGTTTCAGCTGTGCTTTTGAAATACATGCCCCTGCCGATTGTAATGTGACAGCCTTATGGGTAAATAAGTCTCGGAAGGAATCCGCCAATTTGAATTGGGTATTATCAAATACGAAGGAATGTCCAAAGTGTTCTGTGAATATCGAAAAGGATGGTGGGTGCAACCATATGGTATGTTCGGGTTGCAAGTATGAATTTTGCTGGATTTGCGAACGAGATTGGACTCCTCATGGTAAAAGTTTCTATCAGTGCACTTTATACAAGAGTGACGATGACAAGAAAAATGCAAAGACATCACTGGAAGTGGCAGCAAAAACACTGAAAAAGTACACCTTCTACTACAAAATGTTCAATGCACAAGAAGAGTCAGCGAAGTTGGATTGGACTTTAGGGCAGGCAGTTGGGGCAAAAGTGCGCTTACtgcaagaaaaaatgggAGTTTCTTGGATAGAGGGACAATTTTTGGCAGAAAGCGTTCGAACGCTATATGAGGGGAGAACAGCTTTGAAGTGGTCCTTCGCAGTTGCGTATTATTCAGATGCATCGCATAATCTCACAAAGATTTTTGTGGATAACCAGAGCTTGTTATCTGCAGCGGTTGAGGATTTGTCCGAACTATTAGAGATAAAGGAACCCGCAAAAATCATGGACAGGAAAACAGATTTCTATAATAAGGCGGGATATGTTGAAAACAGAACATCTGCATTGATTGAATGTGGACGGGACCTATTATGCAAGGGTATATGTAAACCTGTCTAA
- the VPS51 gene encoding Vps51p (similar to Saccharomyces cerevisiae VPS51 (YKR020W); ancestral locus Anc_1.283) translates to MAEQITHKKSLRVARLTRDRELLLSQYRATPEQREPTPAPHTVQPAPELAPPPASAPNSEASTDHDDTDASTQTFRQLVALHNTLLGRENETHNSIKSTIYDNYCDLAQVNALLQGFVAADGPQELVRQLHGCAE, encoded by the coding sequence ATGGCGGAGCAGATCACCCACAAGAAGTCGCTGCGCGTTGCACGGCTCACGCGGGACCGGGAGCTGCTGCTGTCGCAATACCGGGCGACCCCCGAGCAGCGCGAGCCAACTCCGGCGCCCCACACTGTCCAGCCGGCGCCAGAGCTGGCACCGCCACCAGCATCAGCACCGAACAGCGAAGCCAGCACGGACCACGACGACACGGACGCGAGCACGCAAACGTTCAGGCAGCTCGTCGCGCTGCACAACACGCTGCTCGGCCGCGAGAACGAGACGCACAACTCGATCAAGAGCACCATCTACGACAACTACTGCGACCTCGCGCAGGTGAACGCGCTTCTGCAGGGGTTCGTCGCAGCGGACGGTCCCCAAGAGCTTGTCCGGCAGTTGCACGGCTGTGCCGAGTGA